One segment of Cellulomonas fulva DNA contains the following:
- a CDS encoding regulatory protein RecX — translation MAGAPRRRRGSSHVDEPPATGSAAVDAEPDPESVARAIALRQLTAAPRSRAQLAEAMARRDVPEEVADRVLDRFTEVGLIDDAEYARMVVRTRHAERGLSRRAIAMELRRKGVLEEDAAPALEQIDTDDEESAARALVRRKLRTTGGLDTATRMRRTQGALGRKGYPPGLVARLVREELALEGVDPEDDGLGAEDVEQ, via the coding sequence GTGGCCGGAGCACCGCGTCGTCGCCGCGGCTCGTCGCACGTCGACGAGCCGCCGGCGACGGGCTCGGCTGCGGTCGACGCGGAGCCGGACCCCGAGTCCGTGGCGCGTGCGATCGCGCTGCGCCAGCTGACGGCGGCGCCGCGCAGCCGAGCCCAGCTCGCCGAGGCGATGGCTCGTCGCGACGTCCCGGAGGAGGTCGCGGACCGGGTGCTGGACCGGTTCACCGAGGTGGGTCTCATCGACGACGCCGAGTACGCGCGCATGGTCGTGCGGACCCGGCACGCCGAACGGGGGTTGTCCCGCCGGGCGATCGCGATGGAGCTGCGGCGCAAGGGCGTGCTCGAGGAGGACGCGGCCCCGGCGCTGGAGCAGATCGACACGGACGACGAGGAGTCGGCGGCGCGGGCTCTGGTCCGCCGCAAGCTGCGCACGACCGGAGGCCTCGACACCGCGACCCGGATGCGTCGCACGCAGGGTGCGCTCGGGCGCAAGGGGTACCCACCAGGACTGGTGGCGCGGCTGGTCCGCGAGGAGCTCGCTCTCGAAGGGGTCGACCCCGAGGACGACGGTCTCGGTGCGGAGGACGTCGAGCAGTAG
- a CDS encoding MBL fold metallo-hydrolase, with translation MTTERSAGLTVRWLGHASVVLDLPARDEAGRARSVRVLTDPLLRRHAGLLRRRGAAPRREDWTGADVALVSHLHHDHAELGSLELLAGVPVVSAPANAHWLRAHGVAGVGVAEGTGWTVPGTDVRVVPVAAVHGDRPMPHRPNAAVGFVLVAGDLRVWFAGDTAPYAGMAHLTEVAGGPVDLALLPVGGWGPRLSGGHMDPVQAARVVATVGARWAVPVHWGTLHAPVSRHLPPGWMNAAGPAFAAAVQREDVACGVHVLAPGGAVTLPVGPRD, from the coding sequence GTGACGACGGAGCGGTCCGCAGGGCTGACGGTGCGGTGGCTCGGCCACGCGAGCGTCGTGCTGGACCTGCCGGCGCGCGACGAGGCGGGCCGCGCCCGGTCGGTGCGCGTCCTGACGGACCCGCTGCTGCGCCGCCACGCGGGGCTCCTGCGCCGGCGCGGCGCGGCGCCGCGCCGCGAGGACTGGACGGGTGCGGACGTCGCGCTCGTCTCGCACCTGCACCACGACCACGCCGAGCTCGGCTCGCTCGAGCTGCTCGCGGGCGTCCCCGTCGTGAGCGCCCCGGCGAACGCCCACTGGCTGCGGGCGCACGGCGTGGCGGGCGTGGGCGTCGCCGAGGGCACGGGCTGGACCGTGCCGGGCACGGACGTGCGGGTGGTGCCGGTCGCCGCGGTGCACGGCGACCGGCCGATGCCGCACCGGCCCAACGCGGCGGTGGGGTTCGTGCTCGTGGCGGGCGACCTGCGGGTGTGGTTCGCGGGCGACACGGCGCCGTACGCGGGCATGGCGCACCTCACGGAGGTGGCCGGCGGCCCCGTCGACCTGGCCCTCCTCCCCGTGGGCGGCTGGGGGCCGCGGCTGTCCGGCGGCCACATGGACCCGGTCCAGGCCGCACGCGTCGTCGCGACCGTGGGCGCGCGCTGGGCCGTGCCGGTGCACTGGGGCACGCTGCACGCTCCCGTCTCGCGGCACCTGCCGCCGGGCTGGATGAACGCGGCGGGGCCGGCGTTCGCGGCGGCGGTGCAGCGCGAGGACGTGGCCTGCGGCGTGCACGTCCTGGCGCCGGGCGGTGCCGTGACGCTCCCGGTCGGTCCGCGGGACTGA
- the recA gene encoding recombinase RecA, producing the protein MPAPQDREKALEAALSQIDRQFGKGSIMRLGDDGRAPVEVIPTGSIALDVALGIGGLPRGRVVEIYGPESSGKTTVALHAVANAQRAGGIAAFIDAEHALDPEYAKKLGVDTDALLVSQPDTGEQALEIMDMLIRSGAIDIIVIDSVAALVPKAEIEGEMGDSHVGLQARLMSQALRKITGALNSSGTTAIFINQLREKIGVFFGSPETTTGGKALKFYASVRMDIRRIETLKEGTEAVGNRTRVKVVKNKMSPPFKQAEFDILYGVGISREGSLIDMGVEHGFVRKSGAWFTYEGDQLGQGKENARKFLRDNPDLAEELDKKIKEKLGIGARVDAPAEPAAAVDF; encoded by the coding sequence ATGCCCGCTCCGCAGGATCGCGAGAAGGCCCTCGAGGCCGCCCTGTCCCAGATCGACCGCCAGTTCGGCAAGGGGTCGATCATGCGCCTCGGCGACGACGGCCGTGCGCCCGTCGAGGTGATCCCCACCGGCTCGATCGCGCTGGACGTCGCGCTCGGCATCGGCGGGCTCCCGCGCGGCCGCGTCGTCGAGATCTACGGCCCCGAGTCCTCGGGAAAGACGACCGTCGCGCTGCACGCGGTGGCGAACGCGCAGCGCGCCGGCGGCATCGCGGCGTTCATCGACGCCGAGCACGCGCTCGACCCCGAGTACGCCAAGAAGCTGGGCGTGGACACCGATGCGCTGCTCGTCTCCCAGCCGGACACGGGTGAGCAGGCGCTCGAGATCATGGACATGCTGATCCGCTCGGGCGCGATCGACATCATCGTCATCGACTCGGTCGCCGCGCTCGTGCCCAAGGCCGAGATCGAGGGCGAGATGGGAGACAGCCACGTCGGTCTCCAGGCCCGTCTGATGTCGCAGGCGCTGCGCAAGATCACCGGTGCGCTCAACTCCTCCGGCACCACGGCCATCTTCATCAACCAGCTCCGCGAGAAGATCGGCGTGTTCTTCGGCTCGCCGGAGACGACGACCGGTGGCAAGGCGCTGAAGTTCTACGCGTCGGTGCGCATGGACATCCGCCGCATCGAGACCCTCAAGGAGGGCACCGAGGCGGTCGGCAACCGCACGCGCGTCAAGGTCGTGAAGAACAAGATGTCGCCGCCGTTCAAGCAGGCGGAGTTCGACATCCTGTACGGCGTCGGGATCTCGCGTGAGGGCTCGCTGATCGACATGGGTGTGGAGCACGGCTTCGTGCGCAAGTCCGGCGCCTGGTTCACCTACGAGGGGGACCAGCTCGGCCAGGGCAAGGAGAACGCGCGCAAGTTCCTGCGGGACAACCCGGACCTGGCGGAGGAGCTCGACAAGAAGATCAAGGAGAAGCTCGGCATCGGGGCGCGGGTCGACGCCCCGGCTGAGCCTGCCGCGGCGGTCGACTTCTGA
- a CDS encoding DUF3046 domain-containing protein — protein sequence MRYSEFWELVDEVLGSAAGRELVATLALGSLDNRTAAAALEDGEEPRAVWHALCDELELPESRRWGSDLRRPAPPRR from the coding sequence GTGAGGTACAGCGAGTTCTGGGAACTGGTCGACGAGGTGCTCGGCAGCGCGGCCGGGCGCGAGCTCGTCGCGACGCTCGCGCTGGGGTCGCTCGACAACCGCACCGCCGCCGCCGCGCTCGAGGACGGCGAGGAGCCGCGGGCGGTCTGGCACGCGCTGTGCGACGAGCTGGAGCTGCCGGAGAGCCGGCGCTGGGGGAGTGACCTGCGCCGTCCCGCCCCGCCGCGCCGATGA
- the rny gene encoding ribonuclease Y, with translation MDGSGVATVVALLGACLVALLLVLLARREAAVQREQAARDVAEIKDEARAMLAEAERREQRAREREQAAAAEQAHATDLAKRAREHERTAAETDRAAERTLAAAERSAAEQLARATQEARETVERAETQARTELEAASGLTADDARAELTRRITDQAQNDAASAVRRAESQARRTAEARARRIVATAVQRTAVPTSAQSALTVLALPSDEMKGRIIGKEGRNIRHFEALTGVNVLVDEQPDSVVLSCFDAERREVAQIALEALMADGRIHPQRIEAAYAEALAGADERAVAAGHDAAERAGVTGLHPTLVRTLGRLRLRTSYGQNVLEHLVECADLASVVAAELGADVATARRGAFLHDIGKALTHEIAGTHAMIGADLARRHGESEDVVNAIAAHHDEVRCETVEAVLVQVADAISAARPGARRQELDQYIERMDKLESLVTAHQGVRRALAMSAGREVRVVVEPSEVDDYALPQLAVAIARHIEADLTYPGEIKVTVVREIRASATAG, from the coding sequence GTGGACGGCAGCGGGGTCGCAACGGTCGTCGCGCTGCTCGGGGCCTGCCTCGTCGCCCTCCTCCTGGTGCTGCTCGCACGCCGCGAGGCCGCGGTCCAGCGCGAGCAGGCGGCGCGCGACGTCGCCGAGATCAAGGACGAGGCCCGGGCGATGCTCGCCGAGGCCGAACGGCGCGAGCAGCGGGCGCGCGAGCGCGAGCAGGCCGCGGCGGCCGAGCAGGCGCACGCGACGGACCTCGCCAAGCGTGCCCGCGAGCACGAGCGCACCGCGGCGGAGACCGACCGGGCGGCCGAGCGGACGCTGGCCGCGGCGGAGCGTTCCGCGGCCGAGCAGCTCGCCCGCGCGACGCAGGAGGCGCGGGAGACCGTCGAGCGCGCCGAGACACAGGCCCGCACGGAGCTCGAGGCGGCGAGCGGCCTCACGGCGGACGACGCGCGGGCCGAGCTCACGCGCCGGATCACCGACCAGGCGCAGAACGACGCGGCCTCCGCGGTGCGGCGCGCGGAGTCGCAGGCGCGGCGTACGGCGGAGGCGCGTGCCCGCCGGATCGTGGCGACCGCGGTCCAGCGGACCGCGGTGCCGACGAGCGCCCAGTCGGCGCTCACGGTCCTGGCGCTGCCGTCGGACGAGATGAAGGGCCGGATCATCGGCAAGGAGGGGCGCAACATCCGCCACTTCGAGGCCTTGACCGGGGTGAACGTGCTGGTCGACGAGCAGCCGGACTCGGTCGTGCTGTCCTGCTTCGACGCCGAGCGCCGCGAGGTCGCGCAGATCGCGCTCGAGGCGCTCATGGCGGACGGCCGGATCCACCCGCAGCGGATCGAGGCGGCGTACGCCGAGGCGCTCGCCGGCGCCGACGAGCGGGCCGTGGCGGCGGGGCACGACGCCGCCGAGCGGGCGGGCGTCACGGGCCTGCACCCGACGCTCGTGCGCACGCTCGGACGGCTGCGGCTGCGCACCTCCTACGGCCAGAACGTGCTCGAGCACCTGGTCGAGTGCGCCGACCTGGCGAGCGTCGTGGCGGCGGAGCTCGGCGCCGACGTCGCGACCGCCCGGCGCGGGGCGTTCCTGCACGACATCGGCAAGGCGCTCACGCACGAGATCGCCGGCACGCACGCGATGATCGGCGCGGACCTCGCCCGCCGGCACGGGGAGAGCGAGGACGTGGTGAACGCGATCGCGGCGCACCACGACGAGGTGCGGTGCGAGACGGTCGAGGCGGTGCTGGTGCAGGTCGCCGACGCGATCTCCGCGGCGCGGCCGGGCGCTCGACGCCAGGAGCTGGACCAGTACATCGAGCGCATGGACAAGCTCGAGAGCCTGGTCACGGCCCACCAGGGCGTGCGACGGGCGCTCGCCATGTCGGCCGGGCGTGAGGTGCGCGTGGTCGTCGAGCCGTCGGAGGTCGACGACTACGCGCTGCCGCAGCTCGCCGTCGCGATCGCCCGGCACATCGAGGCCGACCTGACCTACCCGGGCGAGATCAAGGTGACCGTCGTCCGCGAGATCCGGGCGAGCGCGACTGCCGGCTGA
- a CDS encoding amino acid ABC transporter permease — protein MSGSVLFDAPGPRARRRMVWVNLVATIVVAGIGAYALVLLNEKGQLDAALWKPLFTANAWQNFFLPGLKQTLVAAGLSIVTAGIFGFVFGLGRLSASRTVRWLAGGVVEFFRAVPVLIMMVFFYMALPRLDLISPPDVPLVSVVLGLTLYNGAVFAELVRSGVHNLPRGQREAALAIGLRRPQSLRLVEVPQALIAMLPAIASQLVVILKDTALGAIVTYPELLSAARRFGSGNGNILQSLVIAALVFILINWLLTRVAEALAGRVGRRTAGRARVEAPSMAVETATS, from the coding sequence ATGAGCGGCTCCGTGCTCTTCGACGCACCCGGACCTCGCGCCCGACGGCGGATGGTCTGGGTCAACCTGGTCGCGACGATCGTCGTCGCCGGCATCGGGGCCTACGCGCTCGTCCTGCTGAACGAGAAGGGCCAGCTCGACGCCGCGCTGTGGAAGCCGCTGTTCACCGCGAACGCCTGGCAGAACTTCTTCCTGCCGGGCCTGAAGCAGACGCTGGTCGCAGCGGGGCTCTCCATCGTGACCGCCGGGATCTTCGGGTTCGTGTTCGGGCTCGGCAGGCTCTCTGCCTCGCGGACCGTGCGGTGGCTGGCCGGGGGCGTCGTCGAGTTCTTCCGCGCCGTGCCCGTGCTGATCATGATGGTGTTCTTCTACATGGCGCTCCCCCGGCTGGACCTCATCAGCCCGCCCGACGTGCCGCTCGTCTCCGTGGTCCTCGGACTCACGCTCTACAACGGCGCCGTGTTCGCCGAGCTCGTCCGCTCCGGCGTGCACAACCTGCCGAGGGGCCAGCGCGAGGCCGCGCTCGCGATCGGGCTCCGTCGCCCGCAGTCGCTGCGCCTGGTCGAGGTGCCGCAGGCCCTCATCGCGATGCTGCCCGCGATCGCGAGCCAGCTCGTCGTGATCCTCAAGGACACCGCTCTCGGGGCGATCGTCACCTACCCCGAGTTGCTGTCGGCGGCGCGTCGCTTCGGTTCCGGGAACGGCAACATCCTGCAGTCCCTGGTCATCGCGGCGCTGGTCTTCATCCTGATCAACTGGCTCCTCACCCGCGTGGCCGAGGCGCTCGCCGGCCGGGTGGGCCGCCGCACCGCGGGCCGTGCGCGGGTCGAGGCTCCGAGCATGGCCGTCGAGACGGCGACGAGCTGA
- a CDS encoding glutamate ABC transporter substrate-binding protein, protein MRTRLMAAAMVAAGALTLAACSSDDDPGDGGTGDGGGGGGDTIRIGIKFDQPGLGFKDGDTYTGFDVDVAKYVAGELGYTEDQIEFVESPSAQRETMLQNGQVDLIFATYSITDERKEVVSFAGPYFVAGQDLLVAADDTTITGPEDLEGKNLCSVTGSTSAQRIKDEYAAGTNLLEQPGYSECVTALTAGTVDAVTTDDIILAGLASIPANEGKVKVVGNPFSEENYGVGMPKDSDRCQAVTDAITKMLGDGAWQKALDDNVGASGYVPNADLNPPEPAACE, encoded by the coding sequence ATGCGTACTCGACTCATGGCGGCCGCGATGGTGGCGGCCGGAGCACTCACGCTCGCCGCCTGCTCGTCCGACGACGACCCGGGCGACGGCGGCACCGGTGACGGCGGCGGTGGTGGTGGCGACACCATCCGGATCGGCATCAAGTTCGACCAGCCGGGCCTCGGCTTCAAGGACGGCGACACCTACACGGGCTTCGACGTGGACGTCGCCAAGTACGTCGCGGGCGAGCTCGGGTACACCGAGGACCAGATCGAGTTCGTCGAGTCCCCGTCCGCCCAGCGCGAGACCATGCTGCAGAACGGCCAGGTCGACCTGATCTTCGCGACCTACTCGATCACCGACGAGCGCAAGGAGGTCGTCTCCTTCGCCGGGCCGTACTTCGTCGCCGGTCAGGACCTGCTGGTCGCCGCGGACGACACCACGATCACGGGCCCCGAGGACCTCGAGGGCAAGAACCTGTGCTCGGTGACCGGGTCGACGTCGGCGCAGCGCATCAAGGACGAGTACGCCGCGGGGACCAACCTGCTCGAGCAGCCCGGGTACAGCGAGTGCGTGACCGCCCTGACCGCCGGCACCGTGGACGCCGTCACGACCGACGACATCATCCTGGCCGGCCTTGCGTCGATCCCGGCCAACGAGGGCAAGGTCAAGGTCGTCGGCAACCCGTTCTCCGAGGAGAACTACGGGGTCGGCATGCCGAAGGACTCCGACCGGTGCCAGGCGGTGACCGACGCGATCACCAAGATGCTGGGCGACGGCGCTTGGCAGAAGGCGCTCGACGACAACGTCGGCGCCTCCGGCTACGTGCCGAACGCCGACCTCAACCCGCCGGAGCCGGCCGCCTGCGAGTGA
- a CDS encoding alkaline phosphatase family protein, which translates to MTGSAPSVPGPLRARAAAWRPTLGDVGDAALGLVTTAVGLGVAVAVVPGVRTDGFAGVLVAAVLVFLGDLAVRAPLRALARVVGAMGALALGLLVQLVIAWVSLAVVPGVAVDDAWSVLAVVVIAAIVMALGRWLIGANDSDYVVADVLRRARRKARRRAAVLGAPAAAPTTDPTTQPTTHPDLDRRPAGLLVVQLDGVGAGVLREAVEAGLAPTMQRWIDGGTHRLETWWARVPSTTPASQAGLLHGDSTQIPAFRWWDRGLGRLVVTNHPADAALVEERLTSGAGLLAGGGTAVSTMFTGDAAQAYVVMSRTRSRGADGTGGLGPGPDFVRFFASPFVLARAVSLTLGEMVKELYQAHRQRVRDVRPRISRAGWYVLLRGVTNVLMRDLCTSLVAEAVVRGDPTVYVDLVDYDEIAHHAGPSRPESLRALEGLDRVLRTLEQAVAVAPRDYRVVVLSDHGQALGATFEQVEGRSLLDTVRDLMDEPHAKGVESGTGEDWGPLNALVTSVVGTGGSRALGPDAAPGSGRAPRASGDGPGEEPPEVVSVASGNLGLVWFPRCDHRLALEELEERWPGLVAGLAARPAIGAVVVDTRSRGLVAFGPRGFVALEPANGPSSEPAAGPGGSVHDEGEDPLAAFGPRARADLARAARLPHTGDLLLVSAVTPAGHVHAFEDQVGSHGGIGGAQNAALLLHPVDWPVDDDLRAPVGDDALLVGAESVHAQLVRWATAAGLRDGVPVAVRRDADGTGPVAPAGEEPSVRTGP; encoded by the coding sequence ATGACCGGGTCCGCGCCCTCCGTGCCGGGACCGTTGCGCGCGCGGGCCGCGGCGTGGCGTCCCACCCTCGGCGACGTCGGGGACGCCGCGCTCGGCCTGGTCACGACGGCGGTCGGGCTGGGTGTCGCGGTCGCCGTCGTGCCGGGCGTGCGGACCGACGGCTTCGCGGGTGTCCTGGTCGCCGCGGTCCTGGTCTTCCTGGGCGACCTCGCGGTCCGCGCGCCGCTGCGCGCCCTGGCGCGCGTGGTCGGTGCCATGGGGGCGCTCGCGCTCGGCCTGCTGGTGCAGCTCGTCATCGCGTGGGTCTCGCTCGCCGTCGTGCCGGGCGTCGCGGTGGACGACGCCTGGTCGGTGCTCGCGGTCGTCGTCATCGCCGCGATCGTCATGGCGCTCGGTCGCTGGCTCATCGGGGCCAACGACTCCGACTACGTCGTGGCGGACGTGCTGCGGCGTGCGCGGCGCAAGGCACGCCGTCGTGCGGCGGTGCTCGGCGCGCCCGCAGCCGCCCCCACCACCGACCCGACCACTCAGCCGACCACTCACCCCGATCTCGACCGACGGCCCGCGGGCCTGCTCGTCGTGCAGCTCGACGGCGTCGGGGCGGGGGTGCTGCGCGAGGCGGTCGAGGCGGGGCTCGCCCCGACGATGCAACGCTGGATCGACGGCGGCACCCACCGGCTCGAGACGTGGTGGGCGCGGGTGCCCTCGACCACCCCCGCGAGCCAGGCCGGGCTCCTGCACGGCGACTCGACGCAGATCCCCGCGTTCCGCTGGTGGGACCGCGGGCTCGGCCGGCTCGTCGTGACGAACCACCCGGCCGACGCGGCGCTCGTGGAGGAGCGGCTCACCTCGGGTGCCGGCCTGCTCGCCGGCGGCGGGACGGCGGTCTCCACGATGTTCACGGGTGACGCTGCCCAGGCGTACGTCGTGATGAGCCGCACGCGCTCGCGGGGCGCGGACGGCACGGGCGGGCTCGGCCCGGGGCCCGACTTCGTCCGCTTCTTCGCGAGCCCGTTCGTCCTCGCGCGGGCGGTCTCGCTGACGCTCGGGGAGATGGTCAAGGAGCTCTACCAGGCGCACCGCCAGCGCGTGCGCGACGTGCGGCCGCGCATCTCGCGTGCCGGCTGGTACGTCCTCCTGCGCGGCGTCACGAACGTGCTCATGCGGGACCTGTGCACCTCGCTGGTGGCCGAGGCGGTCGTCCGTGGCGACCCGACGGTCTACGTCGACCTCGTCGACTACGACGAGATCGCGCACCACGCGGGACCGTCGCGACCGGAGTCGCTCCGGGCCCTCGAAGGGCTCGACCGCGTCCTGCGCACGCTCGAGCAGGCGGTCGCCGTGGCGCCCCGCGACTACCGCGTGGTGGTGCTGTCCGACCACGGCCAGGCGCTCGGTGCGACCTTCGAGCAGGTGGAGGGCCGCAGCCTGCTCGACACGGTCCGTGACCTCATGGACGAGCCGCACGCGAAGGGTGTCGAGAGCGGCACGGGCGAGGACTGGGGCCCGCTGAATGCGCTCGTGACGAGCGTCGTCGGGACCGGTGGGAGCCGTGCGCTCGGGCCGGACGCGGCGCCGGGCTCGGGCCGCGCGCCTCGCGCGAGCGGGGACGGGCCGGGGGAGGAGCCGCCCGAGGTGGTGTCGGTCGCGTCGGGCAACCTCGGCCTGGTCTGGTTCCCGCGCTGCGACCACCGGCTGGCGCTGGAGGAGCTCGAGGAGCGCTGGCCCGGCCTGGTCGCGGGCCTCGCCGCCCGCCCCGCGATCGGTGCCGTGGTGGTCGACACGCGCTCGCGAGGCCTGGTCGCGTTCGGGCCGCGGGGCTTCGTCGCGCTGGAGCCGGCGAACGGACCGTCGTCGGAGCCGGCGGCAGGGCCGGGCGGTTCGGTGCACGACGAGGGCGAGGACCCCCTCGCGGCGTTCGGACCGCGGGCACGGGCCGACCTCGCGCGTGCCGCGCGCCTGCCCCACACGGGGGACCTGCTGCTGGTCTCCGCCGTCACCCCCGCCGGGCACGTGCATGCCTTCGAGGACCAGGTCGGGTCGCACGGTGGCATCGGCGGCGCGCAGAACGCCGCGCTGCTGCTGCACCCGGTCGACTGGCCGGTGGACGACGACCTGCGGGCACCGGTCGGCGACGACGCGCTGCTGGTGGGGGCGGAGTCGGTGCACGCCCAGCTCGTGCGCTGGGCCACGGCGGCCGGGCTGCGCGACGGGGTGCCCGTCGCCGTCCGGCGGGACGCGGACGGGACCGGTCCGGTGGCCCCGGCCGGTGAGGAGCCGTCGGTGCGGACGGGGCCGTGA
- a CDS encoding amino acid ABC transporter ATP-binding protein yields MADVETAPEPTRSPTGAPLVELRGVDKHFGELHVLKSIDLTVARGEVVVIIGPSGSGKSTLCRTINRLETIDSGTITIDGRQLPEEGRELARLRAEVGMVFQSFNLFAHKTVLENVTLGPIKAKGEKKATAKARALELLDRVGVANQAEKLPAQLSGGQQQRVAIARALAMGPKVMLFDEPTSALDPEMINEVLDVMVGLARDGMTMLVVTHEMGFARRAAHRVVFMDAGEIVEEADPEAFFTAPTSARARDFLSKILTH; encoded by the coding sequence ATGGCGGACGTCGAGACGGCACCCGAACCGACGCGCTCCCCGACGGGCGCGCCACTCGTCGAGCTGCGTGGCGTCGACAAGCACTTCGGCGAGCTCCACGTGCTCAAGAGCATCGACCTGACCGTCGCGCGCGGTGAGGTCGTGGTGATCATCGGGCCGTCCGGGAGCGGCAAGTCCACCTTGTGCCGCACGATCAACCGGCTCGAGACGATCGACTCCGGCACGATCACGATCGACGGTCGTCAGCTGCCCGAGGAAGGGCGCGAGCTGGCTCGCCTGCGCGCCGAGGTGGGGATGGTCTTCCAGTCCTTCAACCTCTTCGCCCACAAGACCGTGCTCGAGAACGTCACGCTCGGCCCGATCAAGGCGAAGGGCGAGAAGAAGGCGACCGCGAAGGCGCGGGCGCTCGAGCTCCTCGACCGCGTCGGGGTGGCCAACCAGGCGGAGAAGCTGCCGGCGCAGCTGTCCGGCGGGCAGCAGCAGCGCGTCGCGATCGCCCGGGCGCTCGCCATGGGCCCCAAGGTGATGCTGTTCGACGAGCCGACCTCCGCCCTGGACCCCGAGATGATCAACGAGGTCCTCGACGTGATGGTCGGGCTGGCGCGCGACGGCATGACGATGCTCGTCGTCACCCACGAGATGGGGTTCGCCCGCCGGGCGGCCCACCGCGTCGTGTTCATGGACGCCGGCGAGATCGTCGAGGAGGCGGACCCCGAGGCGTTCTTCACCGCTCCGACGAGCGCGCGGGCGCGCGACTTCCTGTCCAAGATCCTGACCCACTAG
- a CDS encoding amino acid ABC transporter permease, with protein MDDFGSLFDEFDVLGAFWVNIQLTFWAAIFAMVLGTLLAVMRISPVPSLRWAGTTYVTLLRNTPLTVIIVFCVLGLWGQLGITLSSDFQRNFFWLSVLGLTVYHAAFVCEALRSGVNTVPVGQAEAARAIGLDFGASARLVILPQAFRGAVAPLGNVLIALTKNSTVAAAGSVAETSGLMREMIEFRPDVIVAIFLIFAIGFVILVVPMGLATTSLSRRWSVAR; from the coding sequence GTGGACGACTTCGGGTCGTTGTTCGACGAGTTCGACGTGCTCGGCGCGTTCTGGGTCAACATCCAGCTGACGTTCTGGGCCGCCATCTTCGCGATGGTGCTCGGCACGCTGCTCGCGGTGATGCGCATCTCCCCCGTGCCCAGCCTCCGGTGGGCGGGCACCACGTACGTGACGCTCCTGCGGAACACCCCGCTCACGGTGATCATCGTGTTCTGCGTGCTCGGCCTGTGGGGTCAGCTGGGGATCACGCTGTCGTCGGACTTCCAGCGCAACTTCTTCTGGCTCTCGGTCCTCGGGCTCACCGTCTACCACGCGGCGTTCGTGTGCGAGGCGCTGCGCTCCGGGGTCAACACCGTGCCGGTGGGCCAGGCCGAGGCCGCGCGCGCGATCGGGCTCGACTTCGGTGCGTCCGCGCGCCTGGTCATCCTCCCGCAGGCGTTCCGCGGCGCGGTGGCCCCGCTCGGCAACGTGCTCATCGCGCTGACCAAGAACTCGACCGTCGCCGCCGCCGGGTCGGTGGCCGAGACCTCGGGGCTCATGCGCGAGATGATCGAGTTCCGGCCGGACGTGATCGTCGCGATCTTCCTCATCTTCGCGATCGGGTTCGTGATCCTCGTCGTGCCGATGGGCCTGGCGACGACGAGCCTGTCCCGGCGCTGGTCGGTGGCCCGATGA